The following are encoded together in the Anopheles nili chromosome 3, idAnoNiliSN_F5_01, whole genome shotgun sequence genome:
- the LOC128725045 gene encoding DE-cadherin — translation MGAVDEKMCRKHHKAHTSTTRRLTSRIYGLAGWLFVLTPLSWHHVGSSYVEATDSRALQKSTDIEEHYRLAGGVSQLHDYRRDLFTGGNFERRKRSPFSTLYDTGNTLNVNDYPGDGNGGGNGLNSVSNNNGGTSGGLSRESSYSSYAASGILRDNRKPSFVECESYKPMLKEEQPVGTSVLRVTANDPDPRQTIEYSFVTTPGERARFRIDKVSGEITTAHIFDRDEPIREKEIYITVRATDNGRPRLDDVCTFKVTILDINDNPPVFDKVRYEESVAKDMKANQRVATISATDLDDGDNSIIKYAIVPQKPDSDYFKINENNGLLTLTKPVDRSPGQYYTIRVRAHNVSPQGEPVQDAEVDVKVRVVESNKLPPYFTKVQGVPIELNETFKNYTESLAVIEAESNIPEKPEVIFELIQGRAEQTNSKNTFLLEQINNSAMIRLGKTLDYETVTEYTLTVSVKNSHDLVSESVLKIKVLDENDIIPVFTEVTSGTIPENEAPGTPVMQVRAFDLDGTAANNIVSYRFDDENQQLFRIDSRTGDITSLVEFDREATDSYHLKVVAEDNSPSALYRNGKPNSISQLFIIKISDKNDHQPKFDKEHFVAENVPEDANINTVVIEVKANDQDTASFITYSIISGNVGDAFKIDENTGRIFVNSRLDYETIREYMLIVQADDGIFQDNATVSIKIENVNDNPPRFIDLRNVTIQEETIPPGCIMNIEAYDPDIENRDEPQHIRFSFVKEQEDLLEIDDEGCLRLRKALDRDPPQGFKSWQFIITATDEDGAGKKTPATVNIILEDINDNAPRLSNPMPVVWGENREPGLIVKLTADDADEAHNGPPFSYRIDPNAPEYIKNRFQVQEDELYALVEFDREEQKEYRVPILIRDSGDVPMSDVSTLWLVIGDDNDNEMRPGESRIFVYNYKGESPDTEVGRVYVDDPDDWDLPDKTFFWDEATRSQSVEFFDMNRDTGMITMRQGTRGGEYDLLFNVVEKSSHFPRHNVTARVTVTVKEIPEEAVDRSGSIRFYNVTAEEFVTRTPGQSTTPKDRLQTTIANALNVSRENVDVFTVLKRENSNGTFLDVRFSAHGSPYYAPERLNGMLGYRLRQLEEDVGYSVLMLGIDECIEEGRNCELSCKNTLYKSNAPIAVYTNTSSFVGVNAFVQAECMCEVQGPLQKCLNGGSLFNDRCSCTQGFEGPRCEMLGISFYGNNGYALYPPVTPCNMTRISLELSPQQEDGLVMYIGPMNYNPRLPVQDFLALELVKGLPVLLLDYGSGTIRIEHRHRYPQGKSFTVEIVLQPQTVEMIVDNCKLSTCMSLDAPKGPNRFLNVNAPLHLGGSSVNLDYLGSLFNWTYVPQNRGFAGCLRNLTINEQTYNLGVPSHSKNAIGGCQGPVAVAVSFGIDSFFLVAVIACIVTMLVLLLAVVVRRKHQDGWHEKDMDDIRETIINYEEEGGGERDAEYDLAVLQGPPIYLDKPYVNELRQKEATTEVPDIGAFLTDKKDACDKDADAYPIDDVRHYAYEGDGNSTGSLSSLASCTDEGDLKFNYLSNFGPRFRKLADMYGEEPSDTDSNVDEDEGWRI, via the coding sequence ATGGGAGCCGTCGATGAGAAAATGTGCCGTAAGCACCAtaaagcacacacaagcacaacGAGAAGATTGACTAGTAGAATCTACGGACTAGCGGGCTGGTTATTCGTGCTGACACCTTTAAGCTGGCACCATGTTGGGAGCTCATATGTAGAAGCCACTGACAGTAGAGCACTACAAAAGTCGACTGATATTGAAGAGCATTACCGGTTAGCAGGAGGCGTCAGTCAGCTACATGATTACAGGCGGGATCTTTTCACGGGAGGAAACTTTGAACGACGAAAAAGGAGTCCGTTTAGTACGCTATACGACACCGGCAATACGCTCAATGTAAACGATTATCctggcgatggaaatggcgGTGGAAACGGTTTGAATTCGGTCAGTAACAACAACGGTGGTACAAGCGGAGGTTTGTCACGTGAGTCGTCATACTCGTCATACGCCGCCTCCGGTATTTTGCGGGATAACCGGAAGCCAAGCTTCGTTGAATGTGAAAGCTATAAGCCGATGCTGAAAGAGGAACAACCGGTGGGAACGTCGGTCCTACGGGTAACAGCGAATGATCCGGATCCACGGCAGACGATCGAGTACAGTTTCGTGACAACGCCGGGTGAACGAGCCCGCTTCCGTATAGATAAGGTTTCCGGTGAGATCACGACGGCACATATTTTCGATCGCGATGAACCGATACGTGAGAAAGAGATCTACATCACGGTGCGTGCGACAGACAACGGGCGGCCACGTTTGGACGATGTGTGCACGTTCAAGGTGACGATATTGGACATCAATGACAACCCACCGGTGTTCGACAAGGTTCGATACGAGGAGTCGGTGGCGAAGGACATGAAGGCGAACCAGCGAGTGGCCACGATTTCGGCGACTGACTTGGACGATGGGGACAACAGCATCATTAAGTACGCGATCGTCCCGCAGAAGCCAGACAGCGATTATTTCAAGATCAACGAGAACAATGGGTTACTCACGCTCACGAAACCTGTTGATCGCAGCCCGGGTCAGTACTACACGATTCGGGTGAGAGCGCACAACGTGAGTCCACAAGGGGAGCCAGTACAGGATGCGGAAGTCGACGTGAAGGTGCGTGTGGTCGAATCGAACAAACTGCCACCGTACTTCACGAAAGTCCAGGGCGTGCCGATTGAGCTGAATGAAACGTTTAAGAACTACACGGAGTCACTGGCGGTGATCGAAGCGGAATCCAACATACCAGAGAAGCCGGAGGTCATCTTCGAGCTGATCCAGGGCAGGGCGGAACAGACCAACTCGAAGAACACGTTCCTGCTGGAGCAGATCAATAATTCGGCCATGATCCGGCTGGGCAAGACGCTAGACTACGAAACGGTGACCGAGTACACGCTCACGGTGAGCGTGAAGAATTCGCACGATCTTGTGTCTGAAAGTGTGCTGAAGATTAAGGTCCTGGACGAGAACGACATCATTCCGGTGTTTACTGAGGTGACATCGGGAACAATACCTGAGAACGAAGCACCGGGCACGCCGGTGATGCAGGTTCGAGCATTTGATCTGGATGGAACGGCGGCCAACAACATCGTATCGTACCGGTTCGATGACGAGAACCAACAGCTGTTTCGCATCGACAGTCGCACGGGTGACATCACGTCGTTGGTGGAGTTCGATCGTGAGGCAACCGATTCGTACCATCTGAAGGTAGTCGCTGAAGACAATTCACCGTCCGCTTTGTATCGAAACGGCAAACCGAACAGTATATCGCAGCTGTTCATCATTAAGATCTCGGACAAGAACGACCATCAGCCAAAGTTCGATAAGGAGCACTTTGTGGCCGAGAACGTCCCGGAAGACGCTAATATCAACACGGTGGTGATCGAGGTGAAGGCGAATGATCAGGATACGGCATCGTTCATCACGTACAGTATAATCTCGGGCAATGTGGGCGATGCGTTCAAGATCGACGAGAACACGGGCCGAATCTTTGTCAACAGCCGGTTGGActacgaaacgatccgagagTACATGCTGATCGTACAGGCGGACGATGGCATCTTTCAGGACAATGCGACCGTATCGATCAAGATCGAGAACGTGAACGATAACCCGCCACGCTTCATCGACCTGCGCAATGTGACGATCCAAGAGGAGACGATTCCTCCCGGATGTATCATGAACATCGAGGCGTACGATCCGGACATCGAGAACCGGGATGAGCCACAACACATCCGATTCTCGTTCGTAAAGGAGCAAGAAGACCTGCTGGAAATCGACGACGAAGGATGCTTGCGGTTGAGAAAGGCCCTTGATCGCGATCCTCCGCAAGGTTTCAAAAGCTGGCAGTTCATTATCACCGCGACGGATGAGGATGGTGCTGGTAAAAAGACACCGGCCACCGTGAACATCATCTTGGAGGACATCAACGACAATGCGCCACGACTTTCGAACCCGATGCCTGTGGTATGGGGTGAGAACCGCGAGCCCGGTTTGATCGTGAAGCTGACGGCGGATGATGCCGACGAAGCGCATAACGGACCTCCATTCTCCTACAGAATCGATCCGAACGCACCGGAATACATCAAGAATCGCTTCCAGGTGCAGGAAGATGAACTGTACGCGCTGGTCGAGTTCGACCGGGAAGAGCAGAAAGAATACCGGGTTCCAATTTTGATCCGTGATTCTGGCGACGTGCCGATGAGTGATGTCAGCACCTTGTGGCTGGTGATCGGTGACGACAATGACAACGAGATGCGTCCTGGTGAGAGTCGTATCTTCGTGTACAACTACAAGGGAGAATCACCGGACACAGAGGTGGGACGCGTGTACGTGGACGATCCAGATGATTGGGACCTGCCGGACAAGACGTTCTTTTGGGATGAAGCCACGCGGTCACAGTCGGTGGAATTCTTCGATATGAACCGGGACACTGGCATGATCACGATGCGTCAGGGAACGCGCGGAGGCGAGTACGACCTGCTGTTCAACGTGGTCGAAAAGTCGAGCCATTTTCCACGTCACAACGTCACCGCACGTGTGACAGTGACGGTGAAGGAGATCCCGGAGGAAGCCGTTGATCGGAGCGGGTCAATTCGCTTCTACAACGTGACGGCGGAGGAGTTCGTTACGCGAACTCCTGGTCAATCCACTACGCCCAAAGACCGGCTGCAGACGACCATTGCGAATGCGCTCAACGTCAGCCGCGAAAATGTGGACGTGTTTACGGTGCTGAAGCGTGAGAACTCCAACGGCACGTTCTTGGACGTGCGATTTTCCGCCCATGGCAGTCCATACTATGCACCAGAGCGTCTCAATGGCATGCTGGGTTATCGACTTCGACAACTCGAAGAGGACGTCGGTTATTCGGTACTGATGTTGGGTATCGATGAGTGTATCGAAGAGGGCCGTAACTGCGAGCTGTCCTGCAAGAATACGCTGTACAAATCGAATGCTCCGATAGCGGTTTACACCAACACCAGCTCGTTCGTCGGTGTGAACGCGTTCGTTCAGGCAGAATGCATGTGTGAAGTTCAGGGTCCGTTGCAGAAGTGTCTGAACGGTGGATCCTTGTTTAACGATCGCTGTTCCTGCACGCAGGGCTTCGAAGGACCACGCTGTGAAATGCTAGGCATCAGCTTTTATGGCAACAACGGGTACGCACTCTACCCGCCCGTTACACCGTGCAATATGACGCGCATTAGTCTGGAGCTGTCGCCACAGCAAGAGGACGGTCTAGTGATGTACATCGGGCCAATGAACTACAACCCGCGGCTACCGGTGCAGGACTTTTTAGCACTCGAGCTCGTCAAAGGcctgccggtgctgctgctcgacTACGGTAGCGGAACGATCCGGATCGAACATCGACACCGTTATCCTCAGGGCAAATCGTTCACGGTAGAGATCGTGCTGCAACCTCAGACAGTCGAGATGATCGTGGATAACTGCAAGCTGTCGACCTGCATGAGTCTAGATGCACCGAAAGGACCAAACCGTTTCTTGAACGTGAATGCCCCGCTACATCTGGGTGGCTCATCCGTGAACCTCGACTATCTAGGTTCTCTATTCAACTGGACGTACGTGCCACAGAATAGAGGTTTCGCCGGGTGCTTACGCAATCTGACAATCAATGAGCAGACGTACAATCTTGGTGTACCGAGCCACTCGAAGAACGCCATTGGTGGCTGTCAGGGTCCGGTGGCGGTCGCCGTCTCGTTCGGTATCGATTCCTTCTTCCTAGTGGCAGTCATCGCGTGCATCGTCACCATGTTGGTGTTATTGCTGGCGGTGGTCGTACGCAGGAAGCATCAGGATGGCTGGCACGAGAAGGACATGGACGACATCCGTGAGACGATCATCAACTACGAGGAAGAAGGTGGTGGTGAACGAGACGCCGAATATGATCTGGCCGTGTTGCAAGGGCCTCCGATTTATCTTGACAAGCCGTATGTCAACGAGCTGCGGCAGAAGGAGGCCACGACTGAGGTGCCCGACATTGGCGCCTTCCTTACAGACAAGAAGGACGCGTGTGACAAGGACGCGGACGCGTACCCGATAGACGACGTGCGACATTACGCATACGAGGGTGATGGCAACAGCACTGGTTCGCTGTCGAGTCTTGCCTCCTGTACTGACGAAGGAGACCTCAAGTTTAACTATCTATCGAATTTTGGGCCCCGGTTCCGTAAACTAGCGGACATGTACGGCGAAGAACCGTCCGATACCGACTCAAACGTGGACGAGGACGAGGGCTGGAGAATATGA
- the LOC128723518 gene encoding death-associated inhibitor of apoptosis 1-like, with protein sequence MDIMSGRFSGITNNNTGPLTNDANDFNVEANRVRTYVHWPNSYVQPAELAKWGFVYTGHADSVICTFCRIELGYWERSDRPRDEHIRWSRQCPLLTGQSDNVPLEQNFLEQLPALEPIVSDVVGFDLDPVASRIDPEVEYVSTALDQEGNDDDDEVPHEKVCKICLVKPFSTVFLPCGHVAACGKCAASVNKCPICNTRLSNVKRIYFT encoded by the coding sequence ATGGATATTATGTCTGGAAGATTTTCTGGAATTACCAATAACAACACGGGTCCACTCACAAATGATGCAAATGATTTCAACGTAGAGGCTAATCGAGTACGGACATACGTTCATTGGCCGAATTCATATGTCCAACCTGCGGAGCTCGCTAAATGGGGATTCGTATACACAGGCCATGCAGATTCCGTAATATGCACCTTTTGTAGGATAGAACTGGGATATTGGGAACGATCCGACAGGCCGCGTGATGAACATATTCGCTGGTCACGACAGTGTCCATTGCTCACTGGACAATCAGATAACGTGCCACTTGAGCAGAATTTTTTAGAACAGCTTCCAGCACTCGAACCTATTGTTTCTGATGTAGTTGGCTTCGACTTGGATCCTGTTGCAAGCAGAATTGATCCAGAAGTTGAATATGTATCGACTGCCTTAGATCAGGAAGgcaatgacgatgatgatgaggtgCCGCACGAAAAAGTTTGCAAGATTTGCCTGGTAAAGCCCTTTTCAACTGTGTTCTTGCCTTGTGGTCATGTAGCAGCATGTGGTAAGTGTGCGGCATCTGTTAACAAGTGTCCAATCTGCAATACCAGATTATCCAATGTTAAGAGAATATACTTTACCTGA